Proteins encoded within one genomic window of Mya arenaria isolate MELC-2E11 chromosome 13, ASM2691426v1:
- the LOC128213399 gene encoding uncharacterized protein LOC128213399 isoform X2 — MQAATSTKPDGTAIDAPEKSRSNKKSKSNRICCVPECHTTGYDEVPGHGKPSFHKFPGVGNPLRTVWLNKIKRDEGPNFKIRHHTVVCSLHFEENATETFGYSNLRLLKPGAVPTKFECWKNKVHFIKPKATRKPNSHPPKHAESVLRSSSSVNEIPEKDCKISVQPIADSSSNACPSETQAETAEIQRDFLHDHLQFVQNKSNLVLQENENIRNEIDKLKREKHSSFILCVKNLKPSEYPFYTGFPSKEVFDTVLELVNPGKCGENIVMYSQEDNGNETPMIENPQKLSAANQFLLFLCRVRVGLLECDIARRFNISIDTVNMLITTWANFLHLRLGSMNIWPSREQVDKTMPIPFKGKYPTTRVIIECIGIKTEMASSLLSKSQTYSNYKSSNTLKGLIGTAPCGRITFVSQLYWGNIPNREIAQRSGFLGLEFKAGDSVMADKGFDIQDLLDEKDIRLNIPPVLGQYIQKTDIEVKRTQIFGAERIHVERATNKIKNFHIFDQVVPSPLFSSINQIWCVCALMTLFQDPIISCPGIK, encoded by the exons ATGCAGGCTGCCACATCCACAAAACCAGATGGTACCGCTATTGACGCACCCGAAAAATCGAGGAGTAATAAGAAATCAAAG TCAAACAGAATCTGTTGTGTTCCGGAATGCCATACAACTGGCTATGATGAAGTACCTGGCCATGGCAAACCAAGTTTCCATAAATTCCCTGGTGTTGGTAACCCTTTGCGGACAGTATGGCTAAACAAAATAAAGCGTGATGAAGGGCCAAACTTCAAG ATCCGGCATCATACAGTTGTTTGCTCTCTTCACTTTGAAGAAAACGCAACAgaaacatttggatattcaaaTCTTAGATTATTGAAACCGGGTGCTGTGCCTACTAAATTTGAATGTTGGAAAAATAAGGTACACTTCATCAAACCAAAAGCAACCAGAAAGCCCAACAGCCATCCGCCTAAACATGCCGAATCTGTATTAAGATCTTCATCCAGTGTTAATGAAATTCCAGAAAAAGACTGTAAAATTAGTGTTCAACCCATTGCTGACTCAAGCAGCAATGCATGTCCTTCAGAAACACAAGCTGAAACTGCAGAGATACAAAGAGACTTTCTTCATGATCACCTTCAGTTTGTTCAAAACAAGTCGAACTTAGTTTtgcaagaaaatgaaaatataaggaatgaaattgataaactgAAAAGAGAAAAACACTCATCATTTATACTTTGTGTTAAGAACCTAAAACCATCAGAATATCCATTTTATACTGGCTTTCCATCGAAAGAAGTGTTTGATACTGTGTTGGAACTCGTTAATCCGGGAAAATGTGGAGAAAATATTGTGATGTATTCTCAGGAAGACAATGGCAATGAAACACCAATGATAGAAAACCCACAAAAGCTGTCTGCTGCAAATCAGTTTCTGTTGTTTCTGTGCAGGGTCCGGGTCGGTCTATTGGAATGTGACATAGCAAGACGGTTCAACATTTCAATAGACACAGTCAACATGCTCATTACAACTTGGGCAAATTTTCTGCATTTACGCTTAGGTTCTATGAACATCTGGCCATCAAGAGAACAGGTTGATAAGACAATGCCAATACCTTTCAAAGGAAAGTATCCAACTACCAGAGTTATCATTGAATGTATAGGAATCAAAACTGAGATGGCATCCTCACTTTTATCGAAGAGTCAAACTTACTCGAACTACAAAAGCTCTAACACTTTAAAGGGTTTGATAGGAACAGCTCCATGTGGTAGAATTACATTTGTCAGTCAGTTGTATTGGGGAAATATACCTAATAGAGAAATTGCACAGCGAAGTGGATTCCTTGGTTTAGAATTCAAAGCAGGGGATAGTGTTATGGCTGACAAGGGGTTTGACATACAAGACCTGTTAGATGAAAAAGATATCCGGTTGAATATTCCTCCAGTTTTAGGACAATACATTCAAAAGACTGACATTGAAGTGAAAAGGACCCAAATTTTTGGAGCTGAAAGAATTCATGTTGAAAGAGCAACtaataaaataaagaacttTCACATCTTTGACCAGGTGGTTCCATCCCCACTTTTCAGTAGCATTAATCAGATATGGTGTGTTTGTGCACTGATGACATTATTCCAGGACCCAATTATATCTTGTCCAggcattaaataa
- the LOC128213399 gene encoding uncharacterized protein LOC128213399 isoform X1 yields the protein MTTLIVPMQAATSTKPDGTAIDAPEKSRSNKKSKSNRICCVPECHTTGYDEVPGHGKPSFHKFPGVGNPLRTVWLNKIKRDEGPNFKIRHHTVVCSLHFEENATETFGYSNLRLLKPGAVPTKFECWKNKVHFIKPKATRKPNSHPPKHAESVLRSSSSVNEIPEKDCKISVQPIADSSSNACPSETQAETAEIQRDFLHDHLQFVQNKSNLVLQENENIRNEIDKLKREKHSSFILCVKNLKPSEYPFYTGFPSKEVFDTVLELVNPGKCGENIVMYSQEDNGNETPMIENPQKLSAANQFLLFLCRVRVGLLECDIARRFNISIDTVNMLITTWANFLHLRLGSMNIWPSREQVDKTMPIPFKGKYPTTRVIIECIGIKTEMASSLLSKSQTYSNYKSSNTLKGLIGTAPCGRITFVSQLYWGNIPNREIAQRSGFLGLEFKAGDSVMADKGFDIQDLLDEKDIRLNIPPVLGQYIQKTDIEVKRTQIFGAERIHVERATNKIKNFHIFDQVVPSPLFSSINQIWCVCALMTLFQDPIISCPGIK from the exons ATGACTACCTTAATAGTACCTATGCAGGCTGCCACATCCACAAAACCAGATGGTACCGCTATTGACGCACCCGAAAAATCGAGGAGTAATAAGAAATCAAAG TCAAACAGAATCTGTTGTGTTCCGGAATGCCATACAACTGGCTATGATGAAGTACCTGGCCATGGCAAACCAAGTTTCCATAAATTCCCTGGTGTTGGTAACCCTTTGCGGACAGTATGGCTAAACAAAATAAAGCGTGATGAAGGGCCAAACTTCAAG ATCCGGCATCATACAGTTGTTTGCTCTCTTCACTTTGAAGAAAACGCAACAgaaacatttggatattcaaaTCTTAGATTATTGAAACCGGGTGCTGTGCCTACTAAATTTGAATGTTGGAAAAATAAGGTACACTTCATCAAACCAAAAGCAACCAGAAAGCCCAACAGCCATCCGCCTAAACATGCCGAATCTGTATTAAGATCTTCATCCAGTGTTAATGAAATTCCAGAAAAAGACTGTAAAATTAGTGTTCAACCCATTGCTGACTCAAGCAGCAATGCATGTCCTTCAGAAACACAAGCTGAAACTGCAGAGATACAAAGAGACTTTCTTCATGATCACCTTCAGTTTGTTCAAAACAAGTCGAACTTAGTTTtgcaagaaaatgaaaatataaggaatgaaattgataaactgAAAAGAGAAAAACACTCATCATTTATACTTTGTGTTAAGAACCTAAAACCATCAGAATATCCATTTTATACTGGCTTTCCATCGAAAGAAGTGTTTGATACTGTGTTGGAACTCGTTAATCCGGGAAAATGTGGAGAAAATATTGTGATGTATTCTCAGGAAGACAATGGCAATGAAACACCAATGATAGAAAACCCACAAAAGCTGTCTGCTGCAAATCAGTTTCTGTTGTTTCTGTGCAGGGTCCGGGTCGGTCTATTGGAATGTGACATAGCAAGACGGTTCAACATTTCAATAGACACAGTCAACATGCTCATTACAACTTGGGCAAATTTTCTGCATTTACGCTTAGGTTCTATGAACATCTGGCCATCAAGAGAACAGGTTGATAAGACAATGCCAATACCTTTCAAAGGAAAGTATCCAACTACCAGAGTTATCATTGAATGTATAGGAATCAAAACTGAGATGGCATCCTCACTTTTATCGAAGAGTCAAACTTACTCGAACTACAAAAGCTCTAACACTTTAAAGGGTTTGATAGGAACAGCTCCATGTGGTAGAATTACATTTGTCAGTCAGTTGTATTGGGGAAATATACCTAATAGAGAAATTGCACAGCGAAGTGGATTCCTTGGTTTAGAATTCAAAGCAGGGGATAGTGTTATGGCTGACAAGGGGTTTGACATACAAGACCTGTTAGATGAAAAAGATATCCGGTTGAATATTCCTCCAGTTTTAGGACAATACATTCAAAAGACTGACATTGAAGTGAAAAGGACCCAAATTTTTGGAGCTGAAAGAATTCATGTTGAAAGAGCAACtaataaaataaagaacttTCACATCTTTGACCAGGTGGTTCCATCCCCACTTTTCAGTAGCATTAATCAGATATGGTGTGTTTGTGCACTGATGACATTATTCCAGGACCCAATTATATCTTGTCCAggcattaaataa